The Stygiolobus azoricus genome window below encodes:
- a CDS encoding precorrin-3B C(17)-methyltransferase, translated as MKGKLFIVGTGPGAPPIRTFRMVEAIKQSDVIVAYTTYAKLIGDLVDGKEVITARMKEELYRAKVAIQKVQEGKVVSLISSGDPQVYGMASPALEMMCKNNLDLDFEIVPGVTAALAAAAKLGSPLAMDFASISLSDLLVPAEEILHRVKKAAEGDFVIVLYNPINKPLLERAMAIISEYRKPETPVGIVKSAYREDEQVIITNLSDWKRHEGIINMITTMIVGNSRTYTCNGKMITPRGYDRRYNFELNNDS; from the coding sequence ATGAAAGGGAAACTGTTCATAGTAGGTACGGGTCCCGGTGCACCTCCTATAAGGACGTTCAGGATGGTAGAAGCAATTAAGCAGAGTGACGTGATAGTAGCCTATACTACTTATGCTAAATTAATAGGAGACCTCGTAGACGGGAAAGAAGTAATAACGGCTAGAATGAAAGAGGAATTATATAGAGCTAAGGTCGCGATTCAGAAGGTTCAAGAAGGCAAGGTCGTTTCTCTGATCTCCAGCGGAGACCCCCAAGTATACGGTATGGCGAGTCCAGCATTGGAGATGATGTGTAAGAACAATTTAGATTTGGACTTCGAAATAGTACCAGGCGTTACCGCGGCTCTAGCTGCGGCAGCCAAGTTGGGTTCACCATTAGCCATGGACTTTGCTTCCATAAGCTTGAGCGACTTACTCGTACCAGCGGAAGAGATACTTCACAGAGTGAAGAAAGCGGCTGAGGGAGATTTCGTTATAGTTCTCTATAACCCTATAAACAAGCCCTTACTGGAAAGGGCTATGGCTATCATATCTGAATATAGAAAGCCCGAGACACCGGTAGGGATTGTTAAGAGTGCTTATAGAGAAGACGAGCAGGTGATAATTACAAACCTTTCCGATTGGAAGAGGCATGAGGGAATAATAAACATGATAACTACGATGATAGTCGGGAATTCAAGGACTTATACGTGTAACGGTAAAATGATCACGCCCAGAGGGTATGATAGGAGGTATAACTTTGAGCTTAATAACGACTCTTAA
- a CDS encoding precorrin-8X methylmutase, protein MKKSAIIMITHGSRRHAFVEDMQKLATYLEEKLEVPVFLSHNEYTEPNWRNLLLDLTEKGFDHFVFALAFLGRGNHVAKDIMGEIGASEFYQWTMTKYKDKEINVYFTRPLADSELVKLALFYRVKNAFDTDERQEYIEDPEEIEERTMSIIREKVKEDLGVDGEELEIISRAVYASGNLEISKQVYISPEAINSGIEALKAQLPILTDVKMVMAGIRWKKVENYLDSSGELAKKLGITRTAASIRMGLTSPKIVVIGNAPTALVETLRVQKEKSLEIPLIVASPPGFTNAVESKEELIKSGIPAIVIKGTYGGSSIAVAIVNELIRVAMK, encoded by the coding sequence GTGAAAAAATCTGCAATCATTATGATAACTCACGGTTCAAGGAGACACGCTTTCGTAGAAGATATGCAGAAACTAGCTACATACCTCGAAGAAAAACTTGAAGTCCCAGTTTTTTTATCACATAATGAATATACGGAGCCCAATTGGAGAAACCTTCTCCTAGACCTTACTGAGAAGGGATTCGACCACTTTGTATTTGCTTTAGCCTTTTTAGGGAGGGGTAACCACGTAGCAAAAGACATAATGGGAGAGATAGGGGCTTCTGAGTTTTATCAGTGGACAATGACCAAATACAAGGACAAAGAGATAAACGTATATTTTACACGCCCTCTAGCTGATTCCGAACTTGTAAAGCTCGCCCTATTTTACCGGGTTAAGAACGCGTTTGATACTGACGAAAGGCAAGAGTATATTGAGGATCCAGAGGAAATAGAGGAGAGGACTATGAGTATAATTAGGGAAAAGGTTAAGGAGGATCTCGGGGTAGACGGGGAAGAGCTGGAAATTATAAGTAGGGCTGTATATGCTAGTGGAAACTTAGAGATATCAAAACAAGTATACATATCTCCTGAAGCTATAAACAGCGGTATAGAAGCTTTGAAGGCTCAACTTCCCATACTAACAGATGTTAAAATGGTAATGGCTGGGATAAGATGGAAAAAGGTTGAGAACTACTTAGATTCTTCCGGTGAGCTAGCAAAGAAATTAGGTATAACTAGGACAGCTGCGAGTATTAGGATGGGATTGACTTCACCAAAAATAGTAGTTATAGGGAACGCACCTACCGCATTAGTGGAGACACTTAGAGTACAGAAGGAGAAGTCGTTAGAAATACCTCTGATAGTAGCCTCTCCCCCTGGTTTCACTAACGCAGTTGAATCTAAGGAGGAGCTGATAAAAAGCGGTATACCAGCCATAGTTATTAAAGGCACTTACGGTGGTAGTAGTATAGCCGTGGCAATAGTAAACGAGTTAATAAGGGTGGCTATGAAATGA
- a CDS encoding cobalt-precorrin-7 (C(5))-methyltransferase, producing the protein MSNLIYIVGVGSGDPELITIKALNVLKRVDVIAGWRNVVDRFDFLKMDGKQLIYLNYKEQEVQIPEIVRIARERDVAVLFHGDPMVSDYQFLNRIKRECDRQGVQYIIISGIPSVLRALAIIGKDLAQIVFITFHVRGELDYDEIKKALEIGRDLLIIPEPYPDGVRKVAEKLLQIGCNPVLTVMERLSFPDEKVYRIKAEDVIKGDLKFSDLIIVHVPNCLRNS; encoded by the coding sequence GTGAGTAACTTGATTTATATTGTGGGTGTGGGTAGTGGGGATCCTGAATTAATAACAATTAAAGCACTTAATGTTTTGAAAAGAGTGGACGTTATCGCAGGCTGGAGAAATGTTGTGGACAGGTTTGATTTTCTCAAAATGGACGGTAAACAGTTAATTTATCTTAACTATAAAGAGCAGGAAGTACAGATTCCGGAAATAGTTAGAATTGCTAGAGAACGAGATGTAGCAGTGTTATTCCACGGCGATCCCATGGTCTCAGATTACCAATTCCTTAATAGGATAAAAAGGGAATGCGATAGGCAAGGTGTACAATACATTATAATTTCCGGTATACCTTCAGTACTAAGGGCTCTCGCTATAATCGGAAAAGATCTAGCTCAGATTGTATTTATTACTTTTCACGTTAGAGGTGAATTAGATTATGACGAAATAAAGAAAGCGTTAGAGATCGGGCGTGATTTGTTGATTATTCCAGAACCCTATCCTGACGGAGTGAGGAAAGTAGCAGAAAAGCTATTACAGATAGGCTGTAACCCAGTTCTTACCGTGATGGAGAGGTTGAGTTTTCCTGACGAAAAAGTATACAGAATTAAAGCCGAGGACGTAATTAAGGGCGATTTAAAGTTTAGTGACCTAATAATAGTACACGTACCCAACTGTTTAAGAAACTCATGA
- the cbiG gene encoding cobalt-precorrin 5A hydrolase, with translation MWWRRGIAVIYASNEQSGKKVADVIKNKGYPVSLFRYSLENVEKLWKCYDALVFVMALGGVVRSICKFAQGKDKDPAVIAIDDELKFVIPVIGSHWGANDLAREISQALNSTLVITTASEQMGVTSIEELANLLIAKVVNVNAIVKVTSALLRGERVCVKGISSLPPQVKGNYVIGDGCKYSVIITNNNRCDDENIVCLKPLSVAIGVGSKKETSPETIKEAIFYVLDLLSLDKRRVKVIASIREQAEIASKELGIPFRKVTLEEINSFNDECLTPPSEKLTELGLKGVAEVSALIAGGKDSKLILRKISYKGEVTVAVATAGE, from the coding sequence ATGTGGTGGCGTAGGGGTATTGCAGTAATTTACGCTTCTAATGAGCAGAGTGGAAAGAAGGTTGCCGACGTAATAAAAAATAAGGGCTATCCCGTTTCCCTATTTCGCTATAGTTTAGAAAACGTGGAGAAGTTATGGAAATGTTATGACGCACTAGTTTTTGTAATGGCTCTGGGGGGAGTGGTAAGGAGTATTTGTAAGTTCGCTCAAGGAAAGGACAAGGATCCAGCAGTGATAGCTATAGACGACGAGTTAAAATTTGTAATCCCCGTTATCGGTTCTCACTGGGGCGCAAACGATCTTGCTAGGGAGATATCCCAAGCCCTGAACTCCACTCTAGTTATCACTACGGCAAGTGAACAAATGGGTGTAACTAGTATAGAAGAGCTTGCAAATTTACTCATAGCTAAGGTCGTTAACGTCAATGCGATAGTTAAAGTTACTTCAGCTCTGTTAAGAGGGGAGAGAGTATGCGTGAAAGGAATTTCATCTCTGCCTCCGCAAGTAAAAGGTAATTACGTCATAGGCGATGGTTGCAAGTACTCAGTGATTATTACAAACAACAATAGGTGTGATGATGAGAACATTGTGTGTTTGAAGCCATTGAGTGTCGCAATAGGAGTAGGGAGTAAGAAGGAGACTTCACCTGAAACCATCAAGGAGGCAATATTTTACGTTTTAGATCTCCTTTCCCTTGATAAGAGAAGAGTAAAGGTCATAGCGTCTATTAGGGAGCAGGCTGAAATTGCGAGTAAAGAGCTTGGAATTCCTTTCAGGAAGGTAACCCTTGAAGAGATCAACTCATTTAATGACGAGTGTCTAACACCACCTTCAGAGAAACTCACTGAGCTAGGGCTGAAAGGAGTTGCTGAAGTTTCCGCCCTCATAGCTGGGGGAAAGGATTCGAAATTGATTTTAAGGAAGATATCATACAAAGGAGAAGTCACTGTTGCAGTAGCCACAGCTGGTGAGTAA
- a CDS encoding APC family permease, translated as MSKSSQRGVQKPTREIGLRDLVFMSLGGQAPFLSILVYGVASYSYGGSFAPVAIILGTLLVLLNGLVAYKLSTKFTQSGGYYTYSYYSLTKRLGFETGWTYLLYSALYGSAYVLGAVAVLSTILPFFNTYQIALVFLVLSSAFALLGKKPSFKYAMFASTLEIVIMGFLAITFLYSTHFTFYNPVSKIPPLSALAAAVIFGSSIPTGYGSITPLSGEVKDPKKTVPRAIVTVILLGGLLASFDVYAIVDHIIYYHLQLSSPISLLTLIQDRFGLATLAFATLAAINDGVLATLTFMFATSRTIYAMTVNGFFHEKLAELKNGREPFNAVLVTVGAYWLIVMLSLIVFGGNAYNAFLTVSFVSLLGNLYVHLATDFSLTRISLKRLKKRKVEISLSLGAALFTMYVMITSIPSGTEVTLGAFVLWLLAGFMVAEIIDMARQEQEDERTK; from the coding sequence ATGTCAAAGTCGTCACAGAGAGGAGTTCAAAAGCCGACTAGAGAGATAGGGCTAAGAGACCTAGTCTTCATGAGTCTTGGAGGACAAGCACCTTTCCTGAGCATATTAGTTTACGGCGTGGCTTCTTATTCGTATGGTGGATCATTTGCACCAGTAGCTATTATTTTGGGTACTTTGTTAGTTCTACTCAACGGTCTAGTAGCATATAAACTTTCAACTAAGTTTACTCAGAGTGGAGGCTACTACACGTACTCGTATTACTCCCTAACTAAACGTCTCGGTTTTGAGACAGGCTGGACTTACTTGTTGTATTCAGCCTTATACGGTAGCGCGTATGTGTTAGGTGCAGTTGCCGTACTCTCTACTATATTACCATTTTTCAACACTTATCAAATAGCGCTTGTATTCCTTGTTTTGTCTTCAGCATTTGCCCTATTGGGAAAGAAACCTTCATTTAAATATGCAATGTTTGCCAGTACTTTAGAAATAGTAATAATGGGGTTCTTAGCAATAACGTTTTTATATTCTACTCATTTTACCTTTTACAATCCAGTATCTAAAATCCCACCACTTTCCGCATTAGCTGCCGCGGTTATATTCGGCTCTAGCATTCCAACTGGATATGGTTCAATAACTCCTTTATCCGGTGAGGTAAAAGACCCCAAGAAGACAGTCCCAAGGGCCATAGTTACAGTAATATTATTAGGAGGTCTATTAGCATCATTTGATGTCTATGCTATTGTAGACCATATAATATATTACCACTTACAATTAAGCTCTCCGATATCCCTCCTTACACTAATTCAGGATAGATTCGGTTTAGCTACACTAGCGTTTGCAACACTAGCTGCAATTAACGACGGGGTACTAGCTACATTAACTTTTATGTTTGCTACGTCTAGAACAATTTATGCTATGACAGTAAACGGATTCTTCCACGAAAAACTCGCAGAACTCAAGAACGGTAGAGAGCCGTTCAATGCGGTGTTAGTTACAGTGGGAGCTTATTGGTTAATAGTAATGCTGTCCTTAATCGTGTTTGGTGGCAACGCGTACAATGCTTTTCTAACTGTAAGTTTCGTATCCTTGCTTGGTAACTTATACGTTCACCTAGCAACTGATTTCTCTCTAACTAGGATATCCTTGAAGAGACTAAAGAAGAGAAAGGTAGAGATATCTCTATCTTTAGGAGCTGCGTTATTCACAATGTATGTTATGATAACCTCAATTCCCTCCGGTACGGAAGTGACATTAGGAGCTTTCGTGCTTTGGTTATTGGCAGGATTTATGGTAGCCGAAATAATAGACATGGCGAGACAAGAACAAGAGGACGAAAGGACAAAATAG
- a CDS encoding TM1812 family CRISPR-associated protein, whose translation MKTLLISTWTNISTNEQEYNVVDSRGNENEHMIKDYKPSLAEYSFLKEDVKDVKMIILLPSFLTVHLNDLPDSYSLLENSLKDLVVQKFPAAREADVYVLPSSGTFKSSKNIIHIHDGGIGNLNFFIYMDIYEELRKEDPEVVMVDLSETSSYLSYITSNAVRLAIEDYAFNNKKQLMLIELASDFSNRIVTMRKTLIKDVNIHQYLTSDIKLAKGMSTQGKSELYGIGKALELGFPLALIYLLREAVDLVSPEEFRKKVLESVQVLKNNGTYSVIASLRASMTSPYYFMGYHFVEANRKLSEGEITLNKLNELMDNYTGATRALIRREIEIIRKLSQLVKDGEYLLDSLIRMGNTRVLDWLDGRVYEGSKVRCEITEEEMVSHAGMGRKFTKVSKDGNNIMAKYAEECLDNILSWIKSLGREE comes from the coding sequence ATGAAAACACTACTTATATCTACATGGACTAACATATCAACTAATGAGCAAGAGTATAATGTTGTTGACTCTAGGGGAAACGAAAATGAACACATGATAAAAGACTATAAACCTTCACTAGCAGAATATAGTTTTTTAAAGGAGGATGTAAAAGACGTTAAAATGATAATCCTATTGCCTTCTTTTCTTACGGTGCACCTAAACGACTTGCCAGACTCTTATTCCCTTCTTGAAAACTCCCTTAAGGATCTCGTAGTCCAGAAATTCCCAGCAGCAAGGGAAGCTGACGTTTATGTTTTACCATCGTCAGGAACATTCAAATCCAGTAAAAATATTATTCACATACATGACGGCGGTATCGGAAACCTTAATTTCTTTATTTACATGGATATCTATGAGGAGTTAAGGAAAGAGGATCCCGAAGTCGTAATGGTAGACCTTAGTGAAACCTCCTCCTACTTATCTTACATCACGTCAAACGCAGTTAGGCTAGCAATTGAAGATTACGCATTTAATAATAAGAAACAACTAATGCTTATTGAGTTAGCGTCAGACTTCTCAAATAGGATTGTTACTATGAGAAAGACGTTAATAAAGGACGTAAATATACACCAATATCTAACGTCTGATATTAAACTCGCTAAGGGAATGAGCACCCAAGGGAAAAGCGAGCTTTACGGTATAGGAAAGGCATTAGAATTAGGATTTCCATTAGCCCTAATATACTTACTTAGGGAAGCTGTTGATCTAGTTTCACCAGAAGAGTTCAGGAAAAAAGTCCTTGAAAGCGTACAAGTTCTAAAAAATAACGGAACTTACTCCGTAATCGCTTCCCTTAGGGCGAGTATGACCTCACCATATTACTTTATGGGTTATCATTTTGTAGAAGCCAACAGAAAACTCAGTGAAGGTGAAATAACTCTGAATAAATTAAACGAGTTAATGGATAACTATACTGGAGCAACTAGAGCGTTAATTAGGAGGGAGATCGAGATTATTAGAAAATTGAGCCAACTTGTCAAAGACGGAGAATATTTACTTGACTCTTTGATAAGGATGGGAAACACCAGAGTTCTAGACTGGCTAGATGGTAGGGTATATGAGGGGAGTAAGGTTAGATGCGAAATAACAGAGGAAGAGATGGTATCCCATGCCGGTATGGGAAGAAAGTTCACTAAGGTAAGTAAGGACGGAAACAACATAATGGCTAAATATGCAGAAGAATGTCTTGATAATATATTGTCATGGATAAAGAGTTTAGGAAGAGAAGAATAA
- a CDS encoding sulfite exporter TauE/SafE family protein gives MSIIFVLVLILIGIGVGALTGITGSSGVLIVVPALSYLGLSFKSAVGSSLLVDVITTVSVVIAYIQNKNVDFRISAVLALGAVTGAQIGVRIAIVTPEKLLETTFAIFTSVMAYISFRRSKNPSLKLRHVNLGKFSYPVGFLMAVLIGIVTGTLGASGGIMFIAVMIILFSTMCIKKMIGTATLAMLFSATSGAIDYFTVGLLNLVDSIIIGFTALIVGYFFARLANKMKPSMIYLFLGSTFVLTTISEVVKII, from the coding sequence TTGAGTATAATATTTGTTTTAGTCTTAATATTAATAGGGATAGGAGTAGGGGCTTTAACGGGAATAACTGGGTCTAGTGGTGTTTTGATAGTGGTTCCAGCTTTATCCTATCTAGGTCTGTCTTTTAAGAGCGCTGTAGGCTCGAGCCTGCTGGTGGACGTGATAACTACAGTATCAGTAGTTATAGCTTATATCCAGAACAAAAACGTAGATTTCAGGATAAGCGCAGTATTAGCTCTAGGTGCTGTAACTGGTGCTCAGATAGGGGTAAGAATAGCTATAGTAACTCCGGAAAAATTACTAGAAACTACATTTGCAATATTCACTAGTGTAATGGCTTACATTTCCTTCAGGAGGTCTAAAAATCCTAGCTTAAAGTTAAGGCACGTGAATTTGGGTAAGTTTTCCTACCCCGTAGGCTTTCTCATGGCTGTGTTAATAGGTATAGTTACCGGAACTTTGGGGGCCAGCGGAGGTATCATGTTCATAGCTGTAATGATAATTCTGTTTTCCACAATGTGTATAAAGAAAATGATAGGAACTGCTACACTAGCCATGTTATTCTCGGCAACTAGCGGAGCAATAGATTATTTTACCGTTGGGTTGTTAAACTTAGTTGACTCAATCATAATCGGTTTTACCGCCCTTATTGTTGGATACTTTTTCGCTAGATTGGCTAATAAAATGAAGCCTTCTATGATATATTTATTTCTTGGAAGTACTTTCGTCTTAACTACAATTTCCGAAGTAGTGAAGATTATTTAA
- the acnA gene encoding aconitate hydratase AcnA produces the protein MALAPEPLEGNIKFYNLKKLEDLGYDIFSLPYSLRILVENVIRNLDNKKITEEDLEKIARWKVGEEFSFMPTRVIMQDYTGVPLLVDLAAMRTELAKRGKDPLRVNPIIQSDLVIDHSVQVDYYGTSYALVLNMQKEFERNVERYTFLKWAQSSFRNLRIVPPGNGIIHQVNLEFLSKVVDVREVKGEQVAFPEIVIGTDSHTTMANGVSVLSWGVGGLEAEAVMMGEPYTMVVPEVVGVKLEGEVREGVTPTDVVLYITEVLRKKGVVGKFVEFFGQSLSNLSVPDRATIANMAPEYGATVGYFPIDERTINYLYVTGRNYKLVEKYAKIQGLFYDGEPKYTEVVTINLSDIEPSAAGPKNPDERVTLKELKKKVQKNNKKSGTYVKDNDVVLTAVTSCTNTSNPTLMIGAGILAKKAVQLGLRTKPYIKTSMAPGSPIVVEYLKEADLLPYLEALGFHVVGFGCTTCIGNAGPLPPKIENDIKNNGLEVYGVISGNRNFEGRVNPYLKGVFLASPILVIAFALAGRIDIDFFEEPIDYDPNGKPVYLKDIWPSMKEIADYMNLAMNPELYKSRFDKIFEGDENWKNLKVPESELYNWDNNSTYIRMPPWFSIETKFGDIRGARILLLLGDKITTDHISPAGPIDPKSVAGQYLKQLGVTELNTYGARRGNHEVMLRGGFANPKLKNMLVDQPGGYTKHFPDGKVMSVYEASELYKKEGVPLVIVAGKQYGSGSSRDWAAKVTALLGVKAVLAESFERIHRSNLVAMGVVPIEIPDWRSLGIKGDEIVNIELNNLTAKGKVKVEFLKGDEKIEIEGRARVDTNVELEYIKEGGILKYVFNKLLHEG, from the coding sequence ATGGCACTTGCACCGGAACCGTTAGAGGGCAATATAAAGTTCTACAACCTGAAAAAGCTCGAAGATTTAGGTTATGATATTTTTTCCTTACCTTACTCCTTAAGAATTCTTGTAGAAAATGTAATTAGAAACTTGGATAACAAGAAAATCACAGAGGAAGACCTTGAAAAAATTGCTAGATGGAAAGTTGGTGAAGAGTTCTCATTTATGCCTACAAGAGTAATAATGCAGGACTACACTGGCGTACCACTCCTTGTTGATCTTGCAGCCATGAGAACCGAGTTGGCTAAGAGAGGGAAAGATCCCTTGAGAGTTAATCCCATAATACAGTCTGATTTGGTCATAGACCACTCTGTTCAAGTGGACTATTACGGAACGTCTTATGCCCTAGTACTTAACATGCAGAAGGAGTTCGAAAGGAATGTGGAGAGATATACATTTCTTAAATGGGCACAAAGCAGTTTCAGAAACCTCAGAATAGTACCACCCGGTAACGGTATAATTCACCAAGTTAACCTAGAATTTCTGAGTAAAGTAGTTGACGTGAGAGAGGTTAAAGGAGAACAAGTAGCCTTCCCAGAAATAGTAATAGGAACTGATTCCCATACGACTATGGCTAACGGTGTAAGCGTCTTATCTTGGGGTGTAGGAGGGCTTGAAGCCGAGGCAGTAATGATGGGAGAGCCTTACACAATGGTAGTCCCAGAAGTAGTAGGAGTTAAACTAGAGGGAGAAGTCAGGGAAGGAGTTACCCCCACGGACGTAGTGTTATATATAACTGAAGTATTAAGAAAGAAGGGAGTAGTAGGAAAATTCGTTGAGTTCTTCGGACAGTCTCTATCAAATTTGTCCGTACCAGATAGAGCTACAATAGCTAATATGGCTCCAGAGTACGGGGCTACTGTAGGTTACTTTCCAATTGATGAAAGAACAATCAATTACTTATACGTTACCGGCAGAAACTACAAACTTGTTGAGAAATATGCAAAAATACAAGGACTATTTTACGATGGAGAGCCAAAGTATACAGAGGTTGTTACGATAAACTTGTCGGATATTGAACCCTCTGCAGCCGGGCCTAAAAACCCTGATGAAAGGGTTACGCTAAAGGAGTTGAAAAAGAAAGTCCAAAAGAATAACAAGAAATCGGGAACATACGTAAAGGACAATGACGTAGTTTTAACTGCAGTAACCAGTTGTACCAACACTTCCAACCCCACATTAATGATAGGAGCTGGGATCTTGGCTAAAAAAGCCGTTCAGCTCGGGTTGAGGACTAAGCCCTATATAAAAACTAGTATGGCACCAGGTTCACCTATCGTAGTTGAGTATTTAAAGGAGGCCGATTTATTACCTTATCTTGAAGCCTTAGGATTCCACGTTGTGGGCTTTGGTTGTACTACATGTATAGGAAACGCCGGTCCCCTACCTCCTAAAATTGAGAACGACATAAAAAATAACGGTCTGGAGGTCTACGGAGTTATAAGCGGAAACAGAAACTTTGAAGGAAGGGTTAATCCTTACTTGAAGGGAGTGTTCTTAGCCTCACCAATCCTTGTGATTGCTTTTGCACTTGCTGGAAGAATTGATATTGACTTCTTTGAAGAACCGATTGATTATGATCCTAATGGAAAACCTGTCTACTTAAAGGACATTTGGCCGTCGATGAAGGAGATAGCAGATTATATGAACCTAGCGATGAACCCTGAACTCTACAAGTCGAGGTTCGATAAGATCTTCGAAGGAGACGAGAATTGGAAGAACCTCAAAGTTCCAGAGTCAGAACTGTACAACTGGGATAATAATTCAACTTACATAAGGATGCCTCCTTGGTTTTCCATCGAAACTAAATTTGGAGATATAAGGGGAGCGAGAATACTCTTGCTCTTGGGAGATAAGATCACCACAGACCACATCTCTCCAGCTGGACCAATAGACCCCAAGTCTGTAGCTGGTCAGTATCTTAAACAGCTAGGTGTTACGGAACTCAACACTTACGGTGCCAGAAGAGGAAACCACGAAGTTATGTTGAGGGGAGGTTTCGCAAATCCAAAACTTAAAAATATGTTAGTCGATCAGCCGGGAGGTTATACGAAACACTTCCCTGACGGCAAAGTTATGAGTGTATATGAAGCTTCCGAACTGTATAAGAAAGAGGGCGTTCCGCTCGTGATCGTTGCCGGTAAGCAATACGGCTCCGGAAGTTCTAGGGATTGGGCTGCTAAGGTTACCGCACTTCTAGGTGTTAAGGCCGTTCTAGCTGAATCATTTGAGAGGATACATAGGAGTAATCTGGTTGCTATGGGAGTAGTCCCAATAGAGATCCCTGACTGGAGAAGTTTAGGCATCAAGGGAGATGAAATAGTAAACATAGAGCTCAACAACCTTACTGCTAAGGGGAAAGTAAAGGTGGAATTCTTGAAGGGTGATGAAAAGATAGAGATAGAAGGCAGAGCTAGAGTTGATACAAACGTAGAACTAGAGTACATTAAAGAAGGTGGAATTTTAAAGTATGTCTTCAATAAGTTATTACATGAGGGTTAG
- a CDS encoding DUF402 domain-containing protein: MRVRIRGIYSTALTYLFLKSGYTIVQQTPQIVERFGIDVINEPADVTVKDGVDKGEIVSIGEDIYDFLRSTLKYSSIWKSPVKLYSVIEPKNCEYMGYQVEPCMEKGTVIKPPVEGKIVLSPVRAVGKTAMVWRGEGKTFFSEHIKGEVREKLQSISSPLNRKGYNVKWRSNAAFMQYSELKKELEELVMKYESEDFRNQGEEFIRIILSLEDKLFLDGIRSLVVKTMKFHHMLKYSYHHNEVDEEEQKENPDPSILLQKLVRDTMYIEHLKADGKKYVLKEGKVIYSEINKDYYIIRLKRELNAGGQYDGLGVPIEQGDYDIVEFDSRQWYQIHKYYNADGNLKGIYVNISTPPELLRGKIRYLDLEVDVVKKENEVNVIDLEELEKKRELLGEELYKKTILTLESVKNLLVSF, from the coding sequence ATGAGGGTTAGGATTAGGGGAATTTATAGTACAGCCTTAACTTATTTATTCCTTAAATCCGGGTACACCATCGTTCAACAGACTCCTCAGATCGTTGAAAGATTCGGCATTGACGTAATTAATGAACCTGCAGATGTAACGGTAAAGGATGGAGTGGACAAAGGGGAGATAGTATCAATCGGAGAGGATATTTATGATTTTTTACGGTCTACTTTGAAGTACTCCTCCATTTGGAAGTCTCCCGTGAAACTTTATTCTGTCATCGAACCTAAAAACTGTGAATACATGGGTTATCAAGTGGAGCCGTGTATGGAGAAGGGAACTGTTATAAAGCCACCAGTTGAGGGAAAAATAGTGCTCTCACCGGTAAGGGCTGTTGGTAAAACAGCTATGGTATGGCGAGGCGAGGGAAAAACCTTCTTTTCAGAACACATTAAGGGGGAAGTCAGAGAGAAATTGCAGAGTATAAGTTCGCCCTTGAATAGAAAAGGATATAACGTTAAATGGAGAAGTAATGCAGCTTTTATGCAATATTCAGAACTAAAAAAGGAACTTGAAGAGCTCGTAATGAAGTATGAGTCTGAAGATTTTAGAAACCAAGGAGAGGAGTTCATAAGAATAATCTTGTCTCTAGAAGACAAATTATTTCTTGATGGAATAAGGAGTTTAGTAGTAAAAACAATGAAGTTTCATCATATGCTCAAATATAGTTACCACCATAATGAAGTTGACGAGGAAGAACAGAAGGAAAATCCAGATCCCTCGATATTATTACAGAAGTTAGTAAGAGATACTATGTACATAGAACACCTAAAAGCTGACGGTAAAAAATATGTACTCAAGGAAGGTAAAGTAATTTACAGCGAGATAAACAAGGACTACTATATAATTAGACTCAAAAGAGAGCTTAACGCAGGAGGACAGTATGACGGATTAGGAGTTCCGATAGAGCAAGGAGATTATGATATTGTGGAGTTCGACTCAAGACAGTGGTATCAAATACATAAATATTACAACGCTGATGGAAACCTTAAAGGAATATACGTTAACATATCAACTCCTCCTGAACTTTTGCGAGGAAAAATCAGGTATCTTGACTTAGAAGTGGACGTAGTAAAAAAGGAAAATGAAGTAAATGTAATAGACCTTGAGGAGCTGGAAAAGAAAAGAGAATTATTGGGGGAAGAATTATATAAAAAAACTATACTAACTTTGGAAAGTGTTAAAAACTTATTAGTGTCCTTCTAG
- a CDS encoding AbrB/MazE/SpoVT family DNA-binding domain-containing protein, whose translation MPVEDVVKVSRNFQVTIPSRIRQKINIREGDLVRIIYDEKEDTVKIIPISREELEGH comes from the coding sequence ATGCCTGTTGAAGATGTAGTAAAAGTATCTAGGAATTTCCAGGTAACGATCCCTTCAAGGATAAGGCAAAAGATCAACATTAGAGAAGGAGATTTGGTAAGAATCATATATGACGAAAAGGAAGATACAGTGAAAATTATACCGATTAGCAGGGAGGAACTAGAAGGACACTAA